In the genome of Arthrobacter sp. D5-1, one region contains:
- a CDS encoding carbamate kinase, whose amino-acid sequence MSYLVDLIKNGYHLVLTHGNGPQVGNILIKNELSKSIVPAMPLDVCVSNTQGSLGYAIQQELTNVLVKDKAQIPVVTVVTRVKVDIADPAFQNPTKPVGPFYSENEAKNITAEKGYVMIEDSGRGWRRVVPSPLPLEILEKEAIHYLLEGGTVVIAAGGGGIPVYLDDNGNYTGVEAVIDKDLAGQQLARDVGAETFVILTGVSHVAINYGKESQKELDTITVSEGRRYQQEGHFPPGSMGPKMEAALLFVENGGHKVDYYLSGINWTGLKRGSWYDYYSRT is encoded by the coding sequence TTGTCATACCTTGTTGATTTGATAAAAAATGGGTACCACCTCGTGTTAACTCATGGGAACGGCCCACAGGTAGGTAATATTTTAATTAAAAATGAACTAAGCAAATCAATTGTACCGGCTATGCCTCTAGATGTTTGTGTTTCTAATACCCAAGGTTCCTTAGGTTATGCCATTCAACAGGAGCTGACAAATGTATTAGTAAAAGATAAAGCCCAGATACCGGTAGTTACAGTAGTTACAAGGGTCAAGGTAGATATAGCTGATCCTGCCTTTCAAAATCCCACAAAGCCGGTTGGACCTTTCTACAGTGAAAATGAAGCAAAAAACATTACTGCGGAAAAAGGTTATGTAATGATAGAAGACAGTGGGCGTGGATGGCGGCGGGTAGTTCCCTCACCCCTTCCATTAGAAATTTTGGAGAAAGAGGCGATCCATTATTTGTTGGAAGGAGGAACAGTAGTTATTGCCGCCGGAGGAGGGGGAATTCCCGTTTACCTAGATGACAATGGGAACTATACGGGGGTTGAAGCAGTTATTGACAAAGACTTAGCCGGCCAACAACTAGCCAGGGACGTAGGAGCTGAAACCTTTGTAATACTTACAGGGGTGAGTCATGTCGCAATTAACTATGGAAAGGAGTCACAAAAGGAACTAGATACGATTACAGTCAGCGAAGGGCGTAGGTATCAACAAGAGGGCCACTTTCCGCCAGGCAGCATGGGACCAAAAATGGAAGCAGCTTTATTGTTTGTTGAAAACGGAGGCCATAAAGTCGATTATTACCTCTCCGGAATAAATTGGACGGGCCTTAAAAGGGGAAGCTGGTACGATTATTATTCCCGAACCTAA
- a CDS encoding endonuclease domain-containing protein, producing the protein MRRRLVEELGCGCATCPDPWATKIDHDHLTGLVRGYLCGACNTVVDLCRHLSGCRFADYLANPPAAPLGIEYPGWRAQLASPRYVARCRRPRETARRRPRSCPVADMRTAH; encoded by the coding sequence ATCCGACGCCGGCTTGTCGAAGAGCTCGGGTGTGGGTGCGCGACGTGTCCGGATCCATGGGCGACCAAGATCGATCATGACCACCTGACCGGACTGGTCCGTGGCTACCTATGCGGAGCCTGTAACACGGTGGTCGACCTGTGTCGACACCTGTCGGGCTGCCGATTTGCCGACTACCTCGCCAACCCTCCGGCCGCGCCTCTCGGCATCGAGTACCCCGGTTGGAGGGCCCAGCTCGCGAGTCCGAGATACGTCGCCCGCTGTCGGCGGCCACGAGAAACTGCCCGGAGACGGCCACGAAGCTGCCCGGTGGCGGACATGAGAACTGCCCACTGA
- the atzC gene encoding N-isopropylammelide isopropyl amidohydrolase: MSKDFDLIIRNAYLSEKDSVYDIGIVGDRIIKIEAKIEGTVKDEIDAKGNLVSPGFVDAHTHMDKSFTSTGERLPKFWSRPYTRDAAIDAAIEDGLKYYKNATHEEIKRHVIEHAHMQVLHGTLYTRTHVDVDSVAKTKAVEAVLEAKEELKDLIDIQVVAFAQSGFFVDLESESLIRKSLDMGCDLVGGVDPATRENNVEGSLDLCFKLAKEYDVDIDYHIHDIGTVGVYSINRLAQKTIENGYKGRVTTSHAWCFADAPSEWLDEAIPLYKDSGMKFVTCFSSTPPTMPVIKLLEAGINLGCASDNIRDFWVPFGNGDMVQGALIETQRLELKTNRDLGLIWKMITSEGARVLGIEKNYGIEVGKKADLVVLNSLSPQWAIIDQAKRLCVIKNGRIIVKDEVIVA; the protein is encoded by the coding sequence ATGAGTAAAGATTTTGATTTAATCATTAGAAACGCCTATCTAAGTGAAAAAGACAGTGTATATGATATTGGGATTGTTGGTGACAGAATAATCAAAATAGAAGCTAAAATTGAAGGAACCGTAAAAGACGAAATTGATGCAAAGGGTAACCTTGTGTCTCCCGGATTTGTCGATGCACATACCCATATGGATAAGTCATTTACGAGCACAGGTGAAAGATTACCGAAGTTTTGGAGCAGACCTTATACAAGGGATGCTGCCATCGATGCTGCCATCGAGGATGGCTTGAAATATTATAAAAATGCTACCCACGAAGAAATAAAAAGACATGTGATAGAACATGCTCACATGCAGGTACTCCATGGGACTTTATACACCCGGACCCATGTAGATGTAGATTCAGTTGCTAAAACAAAAGCAGTGGAAGCAGTTTTAGAAGCCAAGGAAGAGTTAAAGGATCTTATCGATATACAAGTCGTAGCCTTTGCACAGAGTGGATTTTTCGTTGATTTGGAATCTGAATCATTGATTAGAAAATCCTTGGATATGGGCTGTGATTTAGTTGGGGGAGTTGATCCTGCTACGCGGGAAAATAATGTTGAGGGTTCTTTAGACCTATGCTTTAAATTAGCAAAGGAATACGATGTTGATATCGACTATCACATACATGATATTGGAACTGTTGGAGTATATTCGATAAATCGTCTTGCCCAAAAGACAATTGAAAATGGGTATAAGGGTAGAGTAACTACGAGTCATGCCTGGTGTTTTGCAGATGCTCCGTCCGAATGGCTCGATGAGGCAATCCCATTGTACAAGGATTCGGGTATGAAATTTGTTACCTGTTTTAGTAGTACACCGCCTACTATGCCGGTGATAAAGCTGCTTGAAGCTGGCATCAATCTTGGCTGTGCTTCGGACAATATCAGAGATTTTTGGGTTCCCTTTGGCAACGGTGATATGGTACAAGGGGCTCTGATCGAAACTCAGAGATTAGAGTTAAAGACAAACAGAGATTTGGGACTAATTTGGAAAATGATAACGTCAGAGGGTGCTAGAGTTTTAGGAATTGAAAAGAACTATGGGATAGAAGTTGGTAAAAAGGCCGATCTTGTTGTATTAAATTCGTTGTCACCACAATGGGCAATAATCGACCAAGCAAAAAGACTATGCGTAATTAAAAATGGACGTATCATTGTGAAGGATGAGGTTATAGTTGCCTAA
- a CDS encoding helix-turn-helix domain-containing protein, with protein MEPTGGLTVSSDSGACDALDRLFEQSPPTLGPTEVAERLGVSNKSVYTWLREGLIPGYKVGSTWFIIRDELKDTLRRGANVPRDTGPVVVINSERHEGD; from the coding sequence GTGGAGCCAACAGGAGGTCTCACCGTGAGCAGCGACAGCGGTGCGTGTGACGCGCTCGATCGCCTATTCGAGCAGAGCCCTCCGACCCTCGGCCCCACCGAAGTAGCAGAACGACTCGGAGTCTCTAACAAGAGCGTGTACACGTGGCTCCGCGAGGGACTGATCCCCGGCTACAAGGTCGGCTCGACGTGGTTCATCATCCGCGACGAGCTGAAAGACACCTTGCGCCGGGGTGCGAATGTCCCTCGCGACACCGGCCCGGTCGTCGTCATCAACTCAGAACGGCACGAAGGGGACTGA
- a CDS encoding amidohydrolase: MSHTATPAKAAVTLYTGFHQLVTGDVAGTVLNGVDILVRDGEIIGLGPDLPRTLAPIGVGQEQGVEVVNCRGLTAYPGLINTHHHFFQAFVRNLAPLDWTQLDVLAWLRKIYPVFALVDEDCIYHSTVVSMAELIKHGCTTAFDHQYNYSRRGGPFLVDRQFDAANLLGLRFHAGRGCITLPMAEGSTIPDAMRESTDTFLADCERLVSRFHDPRPFAMQRVVVAPSSPVIAYPETFVESARLARHLGVSLHTHLGEGETPAMVARFGERSLDWCENRGFVGPDVWLAHGWEFTAADIARLAATGTGVAHCPAPVFLVGAEVTDIPAMAAAGVRVGFGVDGHASNDSSNLAECIRLAYLLQCLKASERQHPVPAPYDFLRMATQGGADCLNRPDLGALAVGRAADFFAVDLNRIEYIGANHDPRSLPAKVGFSGPVDMTVINGKVVWRNGEFPGLDEMELARAADGVFRRVIYGDPLVAALRRGTGVTPC, from the coding sequence ATGAGCCACACCGCCACACCTGCAAAAGCTGCCGTTACTCTTTACACCGGGTTTCACCAGCTGGTCACCGGGGATGTCGCGGGCACGGTGCTTAATGGCGTCGATATTCTGGTGAGAGACGGGGAGATTATTGGCCTTGGCCCGGATCTGCCCCGAACTCTGGCCCCAATTGGCGTTGGCCAGGAACAGGGTGTTGAGGTGGTGAACTGCCGGGGGCTGACCGCCTATCCGGGGCTGATCAACACCCATCACCATTTTTTTCAGGCCTTTGTCCGCAATCTTGCCCCCCTCGACTGGACCCAGCTTGATGTGCTGGCCTGGCTGCGCAAGATCTACCCGGTGTTTGCCCTGGTGGATGAAGACTGCATCTACCACAGCACAGTGGTGTCCATGGCGGAGCTGATCAAGCACGGCTGCACCACCGCGTTTGATCACCAGTACAACTACAGCCGCCGGGGTGGACCCTTTCTGGTGGACCGCCAGTTTGATGCCGCTAACCTGCTGGGGCTGCGTTTTCACGCCGGGCGCGGCTGCATCACCCTGCCGATGGCGGAGGGCAGCACCATTCCCGATGCCATGCGGGAGAGCACCGATACTTTTCTTGCCGATTGCGAACGCCTGGTGAGCCGCTTTCATGACCCGCGGCCCTTCGCCATGCAGCGGGTGGTGGTGGCGCCCAGCTCGCCGGTGATTGCCTACCCGGAAACCTTCGTCGAGTCTGCCCGTCTGGCCCGCCACCTGGGGGTGAGCCTGCACACCCATCTGGGGGAGGGGGAAACCCCCGCCATGGTGGCCCGTTTTGGCGAGCGCAGCCTCGACTGGTGCGAAAACCGGGGCTTTGTCGGGCCGGATGTGTGGCTCGCCCACGGCTGGGAATTCACCGCAGCGGACATCGCCCGCCTTGCCGCCACCGGCACCGGTGTTGCCCATTGCCCGGCGCCGGTGTTTCTGGTGGGTGCCGAAGTCACCGACATTCCCGCCATGGCGGCGGCAGGTGTGCGGGTGGGCTTTGGGGTGGATGGCCACGCCTCCAACGACAGCTCGAACCTCGCCGAGTGCATCCGCCTTGCCTACCTGCTCCAGTGCCTGAAGGCCAGTGAGCGCCAGCATCCGGTGCCAGCTCCCTATGACTTTCTGCGCATGGCCACCCAGGGTGGTGCGGATTGCCTCAACCGGCCTGATCTCGGCGCCCTCGCCGTGGGCAGGGCTGCGGATTTCTTTGCCGTCGATCTGAACCGGATCGAATACATCGGCGCCAACCACGATCCACGGAGCCTGCCCGCGAAAGTGGGTTTTTCCGGCCCCGTGGACATGACCGTGATCAACGGCAAGGTGGTGTGGCGCAACGGTGAATTTCCGGGCCTTGATGAAATGGAGCTGGCCCGGGCTGCGGACGGGGTGTTTCGCCGGGTGATTTACGGCGATCCTTTGGTGGCAGCCCTTCGACGGGGCACCGGTGTCACACCATGCTGA
- a CDS encoding DUF6668 family protein codes for MSDPLNPWLSRPTTPPPTEAAPIAAVPDTFGPVAPQRGIPAPDRVDQLPIYDRNTTAALWWVGAHGGAGESTLAALMPGSQAAGHSWPRTASTTPARTVLVARSDARGLRAAQAAMRQWAAGLVPSVEVLGLVVMADAPGRLPRSLRDLMQVVSGGVPRTWSVPWVDAWRVGEPPALSSSPREAQRLVDELTAILGAAGTSN; via the coding sequence ATGAGCGACCCGCTCAACCCGTGGCTTTCTCGGCCGACGACGCCGCCGCCTACCGAGGCGGCCCCGATCGCGGCCGTGCCCGACACGTTCGGCCCGGTGGCTCCGCAGCGAGGAATCCCCGCACCGGATCGCGTCGACCAGCTGCCGATCTACGACCGCAACACCACGGCTGCGCTGTGGTGGGTAGGCGCACACGGCGGCGCGGGAGAGTCCACGCTGGCGGCGCTGATGCCGGGCTCGCAGGCGGCGGGCCACTCGTGGCCGCGCACCGCCTCCACGACGCCCGCACGGACGGTTCTCGTCGCCCGCTCAGACGCTCGCGGGTTGCGCGCGGCGCAGGCCGCGATGCGGCAGTGGGCCGCGGGCCTCGTCCCGTCTGTTGAAGTCTTGGGCCTGGTCGTCATGGCTGACGCACCTGGTCGACTGCCTCGCTCGTTGCGCGACCTGATGCAGGTCGTCAGCGGGGGAGTCCCGCGCACCTGGTCGGTGCCGTGGGTCGATGCATGGCGCGTGGGAGAGCCGCCGGCTCTCTCATCTTCTCCGCGCGAAGCTCAGCGTCTCGTCGACGAGCTGACCGCAATCCTCGGTGCCGCCGGCACCTCGAACTGA